The Candidatus Nanopelagicales bacterium genome contains the following window.
TCGAGGCCCTGCTGCGGGCGTTCGGCCTTTCAACGGGGCTGTACACCAGCCCAGCGGTCATGTCGATGACCGACCGCGTCCAGATCAACGGTGAGCCGATAGACGAGCACCGGTTCGCCGAGTCGTATGCCGATGTTGCTCCGTACCTAGCCATGGTTGATCAGCAGGCTGAGGATGCTGGTGGTCCGGCGGTCACGATGTTCGAGGCCGTCACCGCGTTGGGCTTCGCGACCTTCGCCGACATGCCGGTCGACGTCATGATCATCGAGTGTGGGATGGGTGGCACGTGGGACGCGACCAACATCGTCGCACCGGCGGTATCGGTGATCACCCCGATTGACCTTGATCACGTTGACTACCTAGGCGAG
Protein-coding sequences here:
- a CDS encoding dihydrofolate synthase, whose amino-acid sequence is MPTPHSADPEFAQVEEKLLARWPENQVAPDLGRISALANLLGDPHTSAPVIHIAGTNGKTSTARIIEALLRAFGLSTGLYTSPAVMSMTDRVQINGEPIDEHRFAESYADVAPYLAMVDQQAEDAGGPAVTMFEAVTALGFATFADMPVDVMIIECGMGGTWDATNIVAPAVSVITPIDLDHVDYLGETIELIAAEKAGILARGAPVALAGQRPEAAAVLSAACAQLDIEPVREG